Proteins encoded in a region of the Perca fluviatilis chromosome 6, GENO_Pfluv_1.0, whole genome shotgun sequence genome:
- the LOC120561078 gene encoding cystatin-B-like: protein MTNRMCGGWSETMDSDEEIQHICDLVKPQVEKETGQDYVVYTALKYRSQVVNGVNYVIKVLVGEEECLHLRVYQRPRYNYDVQDPLPELKGVEQHNTRETPLVPF, encoded by the exons ATGACTAACCGTATGTGTGGAGGATGGAGTGAGACAATGGATTCAGATGAGGAAATTCAGCATATTTGTGATCTG GTGAAGCCCCAAGTGGAAAAAGAGACAGGACAGGATTATGTGGTATACACAGCACTTAAATACAGGTCTCAGGTTGTGAACGGAGTCAACTATGTCATCAAG GTTCTTGTTGGAGAAGAGGAATGCCTCCATCTGAGGGTCTACCAAAGACCTCGGTATAACTACGATGTGCAGGATCCACTCCCAGAGCTGAAGGGTGTAGAGCAGCACAACACCAGAGAAACTCCCCTCGTTCCCTTTTAG